One Sulfolobus sp. S-194 DNA segment encodes these proteins:
- a CDS encoding alkaline phosphatase family protein, whose product MKVLLIIIDGASYKIIEKIKDKLPTINKLINFGFYGKLESVFPSLTPIALASLITGNLPEHNGITAPKIFIKGRSLSSPLSAFSSEGLKSDPIWAYLGKHGYKVTVTSNPQALPDKWKIKDVILFDPYKSKIKKCSDAKVLSEGENKILSNIWLVEKRNSKYLIVYTSPYGEKEIELEEGEWSEPIEILGKCGKDELKGTVFLHARHENVYVSPVSFFNYKWGNNTELQEKIWNFIVSKHGMILDGDYHSLYKGIITLDEYLKTIELTHSFFLNYTLFMLENTNWDFAITYLPIVDNLQHLLYGINEEKAFEHIVKGYEMADEFIRAQLNYADVFFVCSDHGIAEVEKKIFINKFLEKINVLKLNDNEEIDWSKTKAYYGGGGQIRINLKNREKRGIVSHREFPKLVRYIVRNLENLVDEEKNERIFTSIVARETPANDREGDIYITGIREKYGISSLVKKDMNIIEKIEYYKMTSGEHGYFRKDDLYGIIIFYDKKSNTRRKFISNAKIIDVAPTILKLFNVTNVKMDGKPIITLVEKYGDLNNY is encoded by the coding sequence TTGAAAGTATTACTAATTATAATAGATGGTGCGTCATATAAAATAATTGAAAAAATTAAGGATAAATTACCTACTATAAATAAGTTGATAAATTTTGGTTTTTATGGAAAATTAGAATCAGTATTTCCTTCCCTTACTCCAATTGCTTTAGCCTCATTAATAACTGGAAACCTACCAGAACATAACGGAATTACAGCACCTAAAATTTTTATAAAAGGACGATCACTATCTTCTCCGTTGTCAGCGTTTAGTAGCGAAGGTCTAAAATCTGATCCTATTTGGGCATATTTAGGTAAACATGGGTATAAAGTCACAGTAACTTCTAATCCTCAAGCATTACCAGACAAATGGAAAATTAAAGATGTAATATTATTTGACCCATATAAAAGTAAAATAAAGAAGTGTAGTGATGCTAAAGTTCTCTCAGAAGGAGAAAACAAAATTCTAAGTAATATATGGCTTGTAGAGAAACGCAATTCTAAGTATCTCATAGTCTATACAAGCCCTTATGGTGAAAAAGAAATTGAATTAGAAGAGGGAGAATGGAGTGAGCCTATCGAAATTTTAGGCAAGTGTGGCAAAGATGAATTGAAAGGAACCGTATTTCTACATGCTAGACATGAGAACGTATATGTAAGTCCCGTTAGTTTCTTCAATTATAAATGGGGGAATAATACTGAATTACAAGAAAAAATATGGAATTTTATAGTAAGTAAACATGGAATGATTTTAGATGGAGATTATCATTCTTTATATAAAGGAATTATAACGTTAGATGAATATCTAAAAACTATTGAGCTCACACACTCATTTTTTCTTAATTATACGTTATTTATGCTAGAAAATACTAATTGGGATTTTGCGATTACATATCTACCAATAGTAGATAATCTACAGCATTTACTTTATGGTATCAATGAGGAAAAGGCTTTTGAACATATCGTAAAAGGGTACGAAATGGCAGACGAATTTATTAGAGCACAACTTAATTATGCAGACGTGTTTTTTGTGTGCTCTGACCATGGAATAGCTGAAGTTGAAAAGAAAATTTTTATAAATAAGTTTCTTGAAAAAATTAATGTATTGAAATTAAATGATAATGAAGAAATAGACTGGAGTAAAACAAAAGCATATTACGGTGGAGGAGGCCAAATAAGAATTAATTTAAAAAATAGAGAAAAACGTGGTATAGTTTCACATAGAGAATTCCCAAAATTAGTAAGATATATAGTAAGAAACTTAGAAAATTTAGTTGATGAAGAAAAAAATGAAAGAATTTTCACATCTATTGTAGCAAGAGAAACTCCCGCTAATGATAGAGAAGGAGATATTTATATCACTGGTATTAGAGAGAAATACGGAATAAGTAGTTTAGTTAAAAAAGATATGAACATAATAGAAAAAATTGAATATTACAAAATGACATCAGGAGAACATGGCTATTTTAGAAAGGATGATCTTTACGGTATTATTATATTTTATGATAAGAAGAGCAATACAAGGAGAAAATTTATTTCAAATGCAAAAATAATCGATGTAGCACCTACGATCTTGAAATTATTTAACGTAACAAATGTTAAAATGGATGGAAAGCCTATTATTACATTAGTAGAAAAGTATGGAGATCTCAACAATTATTAG
- a CDS encoding ATP-dependent DNA ligase, producing the protein MEFKLIAEYFDKLEKISSRLQLTALLTDLFKKADKNVIDKVVYLIQGKLWPDFLGYPELGVGEKLLIKAISIAVNVKEEVVEEQLKVVGDLGEVAMRLKKTPQSASILSFLGAQANEGLTVEETYDSLTKIALASGEGSRDIKIRSLAGLLKKASPLEAKYIVRFVDGRLRVGIGDATIMDALSTAFTGSTSFRPLIERAYNLRADLGNIAKIIAQQGVEALKDIKPQVGIPIRPMLAERMNDAAEILAKVGGEALVDYKYDGERAQIHKKDREVFIFSRRLENITRMYPDVVEYVKEYINANEVIIEGEIVAVDPESNEIRPFQELMHRKRKNDINEAIKEYPVNVYLFDLMYYEDVDYTMKPLPERRKKLEEVIKPNDKLHIAHHIYTNNVDKLMEFFYDAISNGAEGVMVKSVAKDSIYQAGSRGFLWIKLKRDYQSEMADTVDLVVVGAFYGRGKRGGKLSSLLMAAYDPETDTFKTVCKVASGFSDAELDELQKKLMEIKLDKKDPRVDSQLEPDIWVEPKYVAEIIGAEITLSPEHTCCKDMVSKGAGLSVRFPRFIRWRDDKSIEDATTPKEIYEMYKMKLRKKEEEQRIDET; encoded by the coding sequence ATGGAGTTTAAACTCATAGCTGAATACTTTGATAAACTTGAGAAGATATCTTCAAGGCTTCAACTTACCGCATTATTAACTGATCTGTTTAAAAAAGCTGATAAAAATGTCATTGACAAGGTAGTTTATTTAATTCAGGGTAAATTATGGCCAGACTTTTTAGGCTATCCAGAGCTAGGAGTTGGTGAAAAATTACTTATTAAAGCAATTTCAATTGCTGTGAACGTTAAAGAGGAAGTAGTAGAAGAGCAATTAAAAGTAGTTGGTGACTTAGGAGAAGTTGCAATGAGACTTAAGAAAACTCCTCAGTCTGCCTCAATTTTAAGCTTTTTAGGTGCTCAGGCAAATGAGGGTTTAACTGTTGAAGAAACTTATGATTCTTTGACTAAAATAGCACTAGCTTCAGGCGAGGGTAGTAGGGATATTAAAATTAGATCTTTAGCTGGGTTACTAAAGAAGGCTTCTCCTTTAGAAGCAAAATATATAGTTAGGTTCGTAGATGGAAGATTAAGAGTCGGAATCGGCGATGCCACAATAATGGATGCACTATCAACAGCATTTACTGGGAGTACCTCATTTAGACCATTAATAGAAAGAGCGTATAACTTACGCGCTGACTTAGGTAATATCGCAAAAATTATTGCGCAACAAGGTGTGGAAGCTTTAAAGGACATTAAACCTCAAGTAGGAATTCCTATAAGGCCGATGTTAGCTGAAAGAATGAACGATGCTGCAGAAATTTTAGCTAAAGTAGGCGGTGAAGCTTTAGTAGATTACAAATATGACGGGGAACGTGCTCAAATACATAAAAAAGATAGAGAAGTATTTATATTTTCAAGGAGATTAGAGAATATTACTAGAATGTATCCTGATGTTGTGGAATATGTGAAAGAATACATAAACGCTAATGAAGTTATAATTGAAGGGGAGATAGTAGCTGTAGACCCAGAAAGTAACGAGATCAGACCGTTCCAAGAGTTAATGCATAGGAAAAGAAAGAATGATATAAATGAAGCTATAAAGGAATACCCCGTAAACGTTTATCTTTTCGATTTAATGTATTATGAAGATGTAGATTATACTATGAAGCCTTTGCCAGAAAGAAGGAAGAAATTAGAAGAAGTTATTAAACCAAATGATAAATTACATATAGCCCATCATATTTATACAAATAATGTAGATAAGTTGATGGAATTCTTTTATGATGCTATAAGCAATGGTGCAGAAGGTGTAATGGTAAAATCGGTTGCTAAAGATTCTATATATCAAGCAGGTTCTAGAGGTTTCTTATGGATTAAACTAAAGAGGGATTATCAAAGCGAGATGGCTGATACAGTTGACTTAGTAGTGGTAGGAGCATTTTATGGGAGAGGAAAAAGAGGAGGTAAGTTGAGTTCATTATTAATGGCTGCATATGACCCAGAAACAGATACATTCAAAACTGTATGTAAAGTAGCATCTGGCTTTAGTGATGCTGAATTAGATGAATTGCAAAAGAAATTAATGGAGATTAAGTTAGATAAAAAAGATCCAAGAGTCGATTCACAATTAGAACCTGACATATGGGTAGAACCTAAATATGTGGCTGAGATTATAGGTGCGGAAATAACACTATCACCAGAACACACGTGCTGTAAAGATATGGTGTCTAAAGGTGCAGGATTGTCGGTAAGATTTCCTCGATTTATAAGATGGAGGGATGATAAAAGCATAGAGGATGCTACAACTCCTAAAGAAATTTATGAAATGTACAAAATGAAATTAAGAAAGAAGGAAGAAGAACAGCGTATTGATGAAACATAA
- a CDS encoding uroporphyrinogen-III synthase — MKVLFLRPEGSNIPYSKNFIEISILKPECINYSANLHEIDGLGFTSINAVRCFKEFDKIERKTIFAVGPSTLEELTKRNIKKVIIPEEYTVENLVKLMKQNTKNPLLVRSLIAIDNSLDIKQIADYKLKVDLQKLEEAKELIEKCKVDIIVLTSSYIASLVKDFIKDCEIIVSIGPSTSKAVKGKKNIYEAKEHDMKGILKLLKELGAYDG, encoded by the coding sequence ATGAAGGTATTATTCCTTAGACCTGAAGGATCTAATATTCCTTATAGTAAGAATTTTATTGAAATTAGTATTTTAAAACCTGAATGTATAAATTATTCTGCTAATCTACATGAGATAGATGGCCTTGGGTTCACGAGTATTAATGCTGTAAGATGTTTTAAAGAGTTTGACAAAATTGAAAGAAAGACTATATTCGCCGTAGGACCTAGTACATTGGAAGAGTTAACTAAGCGTAATATTAAAAAGGTGATTATACCAGAAGAATACACTGTAGAAAATCTAGTAAAATTAATGAAACAGAATACTAAAAATCCACTTCTAGTTAGGAGTTTGATAGCAATAGATAACAGTTTAGACATTAAGCAAATTGCTGATTATAAGTTAAAAGTAGATTTACAAAAACTAGAAGAAGCTAAAGAATTAATTGAAAAATGTAAAGTTGATATAATAGTTTTAACTAGCTCTTATATAGCCAGTTTAGTGAAAGATTTTATAAAAGATTGTGAAATAATAGTAAGTATAGGTCCGTCTACATCTAAAGCAGTTAAAGGTAAGAAAAACATATATGAAGCGAAAGAGCATGATATGAAAGGAATTTTAAAATTATTAAAAGAATTGGGTGCTTATGATGGATGA
- the hemC gene encoding hydroxymethylbilane synthase, whose translation MRIRIAARGSKLSRIQVMMVENYLHKLGIETEFVEVKTRADLFQNEPLSKLGKGVFEKEVNQAVLDNKADVAVHSMKDILTEISENLEIYAVLPRDPPFDILISRKNLFDLEPNSIIGTSSIRRRNFLTFYRNDLNIKDLRGNIDTRLKKYFEGKYDGIIIAEASIYRLKEQVQYYRLDPHFFTPEANQGIIVVLGRKKDETIKKIFNEINDKDTLEIAIAERKALSIVGGGCHSPIGVYFEKYDKDFHGIISSSFGKKKITIEEYFHNMTPYEAGELLGKRFLEEIKNEGIIP comes from the coding sequence ATGAGAATAAGAATAGCAGCTAGAGGTAGTAAACTAAGTAGAATTCAAGTGATGATGGTTGAAAATTATTTACATAAATTAGGCATAGAAACTGAATTTGTAGAAGTTAAAACTAGAGCTGATTTATTCCAGAACGAACCTTTATCTAAACTAGGTAAAGGCGTATTCGAAAAAGAAGTAAATCAAGCAGTTTTAGATAATAAGGCCGATGTAGCTGTTCATAGTATGAAGGATATCTTAACTGAGATTTCAGAAAACTTGGAAATTTATGCTGTATTACCTAGAGATCCCCCTTTTGATATTTTAATCTCGAGAAAAAATTTATTTGATCTAGAACCAAATTCGATTATAGGGACTAGCAGTATTAGAAGGAGAAATTTTCTGACTTTTTATAGAAATGATCTTAATATTAAGGATTTGAGAGGAAATATAGATACTAGATTAAAGAAATATTTTGAAGGTAAATATGACGGCATTATAATAGCTGAGGCTTCAATATATAGGTTAAAAGAGCAGGTTCAGTATTATAGGTTAGATCCTCATTTCTTTACTCCAGAAGCTAATCAAGGTATTATAGTAGTCTTAGGAAGAAAAAAAGATGAAACAATAAAGAAAATATTTAATGAAATAAATGATAAAGATACATTAGAAATTGCTATTGCTGAAAGAAAAGCATTAAGTATTGTAGGGGGTGGATGCCATTCACCAATTGGAGTTTATTTTGAAAAATATGATAAAGATTTCCATGGAATAATCAGCTCTTCATTTGGTAAGAAAAAGATCACGATAGAAGAGTACTTTCATAATATGACTCCTTATGAAGCAGGTGAATTATTAGGTAAAAGATTCTTGGAGGAAATAAAAAATGAAGGTATTATTCCTTAG
- the hemL gene encoding glutamate-1-semialdehyde 2,1-aminomutase, whose translation MDKGRCTFLSENFWKKALEIFAGGVNSPVRAAVKPFPFYVEKGEGAFLYTVDGQRLIDYVLGYGPLILGHAHPYVKEKIIEQVEKGWLYGTPSKKEIELAEKIRSHIPSAEKIRFVNSGTEATMLAIRLARGYTRREKILKFDGNYHGAHDYALINAGSAVSEFNVIISSGIPTSIINTVIVCKYNDLDCVEKHLKTEEIAGVIVEPVMGNMGVILPEQEFLNGLRELTKTYNTVLIFDEVITGFRLGLSGAQGYFKVTPDLTTLGKIIGGGLPIGAVTGKKEIMSNLTPEGKVFNAGTFNANPLTMVAGIATIEVLEKTKAYDMANKASKEIVEELDNSLSKKNFKYTINRIQSMFQFFIGVSKVSNADDARLANKDLYAKIHEKLLKLGVFIPPSQFETIFTSSSHYDEVVNLTIEAIHKVVSEI comes from the coding sequence ATGGATAAAGGAAGGTGTACCTTTTTGAGCGAAAATTTTTGGAAGAAAGCCTTAGAAATATTTGCTGGAGGAGTAAATAGTCCAGTTAGAGCAGCAGTAAAGCCATTCCCCTTTTATGTAGAAAAGGGTGAAGGAGCATTTCTTTATACAGTAGATGGACAAAGGTTAATAGATTACGTTCTTGGATATGGTCCATTAATATTAGGCCATGCACACCCATATGTTAAAGAGAAGATAATAGAACAAGTAGAAAAAGGCTGGTTATATGGAACTCCTAGTAAAAAGGAAATTGAATTAGCTGAAAAAATAAGATCTCATATACCCTCTGCTGAAAAGATTAGATTTGTTAACAGCGGTACTGAAGCAACAATGCTAGCAATACGTTTAGCTAGAGGATATACGAGAAGAGAAAAAATATTAAAATTTGACGGAAATTATCACGGGGCTCATGATTATGCTTTAATAAATGCTGGTAGTGCTGTATCAGAGTTTAATGTTATAATATCGTCTGGCATTCCTACTTCGATAATTAATACTGTCATAGTATGCAAATACAATGATCTTGACTGCGTAGAAAAACATCTTAAAACTGAGGAAATAGCCGGAGTTATAGTTGAGCCGGTAATGGGGAATATGGGAGTGATTTTACCAGAACAAGAGTTCCTCAATGGATTAAGAGAACTTACGAAAACATATAATACTGTACTTATATTTGATGAAGTAATAACTGGTTTCAGATTAGGACTTAGTGGTGCACAAGGATATTTTAAGGTAACTCCAGATTTAACTACTTTAGGAAAGATTATTGGTGGTGGCTTACCAATAGGTGCAGTTACTGGAAAAAAAGAAATTATGAGCAATCTTACCCCAGAGGGAAAAGTATTTAACGCTGGTACATTTAATGCTAATCCTCTTACAATGGTTGCAGGAATAGCTACAATAGAAGTTTTAGAGAAGACAAAGGCATATGATATGGCTAATAAAGCTTCAAAGGAAATAGTAGAAGAACTTGATAATTCTTTGTCTAAAAAGAATTTTAAGTATACTATAAATAGAATACAAAGTATGTTCCAATTCTTTATAGGTGTAAGTAAAGTAAGTAATGCTGATGATGCTAGGTTAGCTAATAAAGATCTTTATGCAAAGATTCACGAAAAACTGCTAAAACTAGGCGTTTTCATTCCTCCTAGCCAATTTGAAACAATATTTACATCTAGTTCGCACTATGATGAAGTAGTAAATCTTACTATTGAAGCAATTCATAAGGTGGTTAGCGAAATATGA
- a CDS encoding MBL fold metallo-hydrolase, protein MFDILDNGAILLGNNFTIDGHYRRLFRVITHFHSDHLLELDKSIKECSSIIATPITLDAALVLGYTIPKHKRIDLDYGITLDVLDEKIRLEKADHIMGASQVVIKTDNIELAYTGDFKNPGKGTPILNPDVLIIDATYGNPAHKRPYKHEAEILFSDYIRDALIQGPVRIFGYYGKIQEAMRILRQYDVDAPFIVSGKVKDLTNVAIKHGIKINDVFDEKSKEGKEIMKDGWYISFKHATEFKNRNNTATNFLLDGWILKDFIRRVDQKSFIIGLSSHADFQDTMYYIENTTSDIIVVDGSRSKYAKDLVEYARKNIPKKDFIILPKL, encoded by the coding sequence GTGTTCGATATACTAGATAATGGTGCAATTTTATTAGGCAATAATTTTACTATCGATGGACATTACAGAAGGTTATTTAGGGTGATAACTCATTTTCATTCCGATCACCTATTAGAACTAGATAAAAGTATAAAAGAATGCTCTAGCATTATAGCTACTCCTATAACTTTGGATGCGGCATTAGTGTTAGGTTATACTATTCCTAAACATAAAAGAATAGACCTAGATTATGGTATTACACTAGATGTATTAGATGAGAAAATTAGGCTTGAAAAAGCCGATCATATAATGGGTGCATCTCAAGTGGTTATAAAGACTGATAATATTGAATTGGCATATACTGGAGATTTTAAGAACCCAGGGAAAGGCACGCCTATATTAAATCCAGATGTACTAATTATTGATGCAACTTACGGTAATCCAGCTCATAAAAGGCCTTATAAGCATGAAGCCGAGATATTATTTTCTGATTATATTCGTGATGCTTTGATTCAAGGTCCGGTTAGAATATTTGGTTATTATGGTAAGATTCAAGAAGCTATGAGAATTTTGAGACAATATGATGTAGATGCTCCTTTTATTGTATCTGGGAAGGTAAAGGATCTTACAAATGTTGCAATAAAACATGGTATAAAGATAAATGATGTATTTGATGAGAAGAGTAAAGAAGGTAAAGAAATAATGAAGGACGGTTGGTACATAAGCTTTAAACATGCTACAGAATTTAAAAACAGAAATAATACAGCAACGAATTTTCTTCTAGATGGTTGGATATTGAAGGACTTTATAAGAAGAGTTGATCAAAAATCCTTTATTATAGGTCTAAGTAGTCATGCTGACTTTCAGGATACAATGTATTATATTGAAAATACTACTTCGGATATTATTGTAGTTGATGGAAGTAGAAGTAAATATGCTAAAGATCTGGTAGAATATGCAAGAAAAAATATCCCTAAAAAGGATTTTATTATATTACCTAAGTTATAA
- the dcd gene encoding dCTP deaminase, with translation MILGDRDLKYYLEKGWIKIDPLREDTVRENGVDLRVGGEIARFTKTDKVFDPDNPDPAFFKIEKIEEFVIQPYEHVLLTTEEYIELPNDVMAFVNLRSSFARLGLFIPPTIVDAGFKGQITIEVVGSSFPVLLRRGTRFIHLIFARTLSPVEHPYQGKYQGQKGVTLPKFRTEASKFLSPHQK, from the coding sequence ATGATTCTCGGTGACCGTGATTTAAAATATTATCTAGAGAAAGGATGGATAAAAATAGACCCATTGAGAGAAGATACAGTTAGGGAAAACGGAGTTGACCTTAGAGTTGGGGGAGAAATTGCTAGGTTTACAAAAACGGATAAAGTATTTGACCCTGATAATCCTGATCCGGCATTTTTCAAAATCGAAAAAATTGAGGAGTTTGTTATTCAGCCATATGAACATGTGCTTTTAACCACAGAAGAATACATTGAACTTCCAAATGATGTTATGGCTTTTGTTAATCTTCGCTCATCCTTTGCACGACTCGGTTTGTTTATTCCACCTACTATAGTAGATGCTGGATTTAAAGGGCAAATAACAATTGAGGTTGTAGGTTCATCGTTTCCCGTATTATTAAGGAGAGGTACACGTTTCATACACTTAATATTTGCAAGAACATTATCACCCGTAGAACATCCGTATCAAGGAAAATATCAAGGCCAAAAAGGCGTCACTTTGCCAAAATTTAGAACAGAGGCTTCCAAGTTTTTGTCTCCCCATCAAAAATAA
- a CDS encoding FAD-binding oxidoreductase has translation MIIIVGAGAHGLSLAYHLKKKGVKDVLIIEMKRIGYGSSSRNASRYRYHFYSEENIEYALKAIPYLISHSKELFLNSAIYKTGYLWILRSEEHISIFKKLDSLWKSKNIGGKFINCKEFDYLSFDGVCYYAPQNGAFHHDYILYSYYISVKDSYKIVFDKVSEIVTGSGKVKGVKTESGKLFEADKVVLTTGAWSGELLQKINIPPYIEPERKEIFITEPIKYFIKPLIIDKDIYFSQTLKGEIIGGTETKTERGFLSFTISIKEMGKFLQGLKQLVKNIYGIGILRGWSGYYEMTPDNSHIMGYGEEWPENLYIDAGYSGHGMMFAPYSGKLMADLIADNKKDPAFSIFTPDRFAKNKLLKENLVI, from the coding sequence ATGATAATAATAGTTGGAGCCGGAGCACATGGTCTTAGCTTAGCCTATCATTTAAAAAAGAAGGGTGTTAAAGACGTACTAATAATCGAAATGAAAAGAATAGGATATGGTTCTAGTAGTAGAAATGCGAGTAGGTATCGCTATCATTTTTACAGTGAAGAGAATATTGAGTATGCATTAAAAGCAATACCTTATCTTATATCTCACAGTAAAGAACTTTTCTTAAATTCTGCAATTTATAAAACAGGGTATTTGTGGATTCTTAGAAGTGAAGAACACATATCAATTTTCAAAAAATTAGACTCTTTATGGAAAAGTAAGAATATAGGAGGAAAATTTATTAATTGTAAAGAATTCGATTATCTTTCCTTTGATGGAGTATGTTATTACGCACCGCAAAATGGTGCATTTCATCATGATTACATACTTTATAGTTATTATATTTCAGTAAAAGATTCGTATAAAATAGTTTTTGATAAAGTCAGTGAAATTGTAACAGGAAGTGGCAAAGTTAAAGGTGTAAAAACAGAATCCGGAAAACTCTTTGAAGCTGACAAAGTTGTTTTAACAACTGGAGCTTGGAGCGGTGAACTACTACAAAAAATAAACATACCACCATATATTGAGCCAGAAAGAAAAGAAATCTTCATTACTGAGCCTATAAAATATTTTATTAAGCCACTTATCATAGATAAAGATATATATTTTTCTCAGACACTAAAAGGAGAGATTATAGGAGGAACAGAAACTAAAACAGAAAGAGGATTTTTATCATTCACCATCTCGATTAAAGAGATGGGTAAATTCTTACAAGGATTAAAACAATTAGTAAAAAACATATATGGCATAGGTATTTTACGTGGGTGGAGTGGATATTATGAGATGACCCCCGATAATTCTCATATTATGGGATATGGGGAAGAATGGCCAGAAAACTTGTATATTGATGCTGGATATAGCGGACATGGTATGATGTTTGCCCCATATTCGGGTAAATTGATGGCTGATTTAATTGCCGATAATAAGAAGGATCCAGCATTTTCAATTTTCACACCAGATAGATTTGCAAAAAACAAATTGCTAAAAGAAAACCTAGTAATATAA
- a CDS encoding (2Fe-2S)-binding protein, giving the protein MEISTIISKRKRRVIGISYYEEGLPHVEVNLKGKKVNLAENFYRETSRIRIPFNIALFHRNPIIRKLSPKLSLFQKLPTKYFPSTIKNIEKVTVKRIIIGGGTAGITALDDKSLLITHELIGDLEYDYSPIPEIGREELSEKIKEKIKTFYNRILIGKFLGKFDEGLLFETKDKYLLLTSEDIIIGVGGRTLRPIFNRNYIVGIVSRELYLRKLKNKYKNIVVLGFTNLTVRTALNAEKAIIIYPRGIKPLFSKFYREQLEEKGVEIIEDNISDIKNKKDIIVISTRNGNLVKTQLIVFSVVKQPRIEIITNLGVDYRFNQTLHIYQPTDSSKVIGGALGIMDEYISYLSATNSLDYKKVSMYEPGLFNNDIVQNNSPYLYGEDGIICECEDLDLNDVNFAKKLGFTNVEDIKRITGLGTGHCQGKVCAIVSGSILKSPTLMTFRSPIYPVSL; this is encoded by the coding sequence ATGGAGATCTCAACAATTATTAGTAAAAGAAAAAGAAGGGTTATAGGAATTAGTTATTATGAAGAAGGATTACCTCATGTAGAAGTAAATCTTAAGGGAAAAAAAGTTAATCTTGCTGAAAATTTCTATAGAGAAACATCAAGAATTAGAATTCCTTTTAATATAGCTTTATTTCATAGAAACCCTATTATAAGAAAACTTTCACCTAAATTATCTTTATTCCAAAAACTTCCAACAAAGTACTTTCCTTCCACGATTAAAAACATTGAAAAAGTAACAGTAAAAAGAATCATTATAGGTGGAGGTACAGCTGGCATTACTGCATTGGATGATAAATCGTTATTAATAACGCATGAACTTATTGGAGACCTAGAATATGATTATAGCCCAATACCAGAGATCGGGAGAGAAGAGTTATCAGAGAAAATAAAGGAAAAAATTAAGACATTTTATAATAGAATACTTATAGGTAAATTTCTTGGAAAATTTGATGAAGGATTACTATTCGAAACAAAAGATAAGTATTTGTTACTTACGTCTGAGGATATTATAATAGGTGTCGGAGGAAGAACGTTAAGACCCATTTTTAACAGAAACTATATTGTAGGAATAGTTTCAAGAGAATTATATTTAAGGAAATTAAAGAATAAATACAAAAATATTGTTGTATTAGGTTTTACAAATTTGACAGTAAGGACTGCATTAAATGCTGAAAAAGCTATAATAATCTATCCTAGAGGGATTAAACCATTATTTTCTAAGTTTTATAGAGAACAACTTGAAGAAAAAGGAGTTGAGATAATTGAAGATAATATTTCTGATATAAAAAATAAAAAAGATATTATAGTGATTTCTACGCGTAATGGTAACTTAGTGAAAACTCAATTAATAGTATTTTCCGTGGTGAAACAACCAAGAATAGAAATAATAACTAATTTAGGAGTAGATTATAGGTTCAATCAGACATTACATATCTATCAACCAACTGATAGTAGTAAAGTTATAGGTGGCGCATTGGGGATAATGGATGAGTATATAAGTTATTTAAGTGCGACAAACAGTTTGGATTATAAAAAAGTAAGTATGTATGAGCCAGGGCTATTCAATAATGATATCGTACAGAACAATTCTCCATACTTATATGGAGAGGATGGAATTATATGTGAGTGCGAAGACCTTGATTTAAATGATGTAAATTTCGCTAAAAAATTAGGTTTTACTAATGTCGAGGATATAAAAAGAATTACTGGATTAGGTACGGGCCATTGTCAAGGTAAAGTATGTGCAATAGTTTCTGGAAGTATTTTAAAAAGTCCTACTCTAATGACTTTCAGATCACCTATTTACCCGGTGAGCTTATGA